A region of the Candidatus Cloacimonadota bacterium genome:
AAGAAATAATCTTTCCATTTTATAACAAATGCAGATTTAGAATTATCAAACCAATAACCAGGTTATTTTTCAAATCTGAACCATTAATTGCTAACAACAACTTCTTTTTTCGTTTAACAAATGAGATTTTCATTGCATTATCAAATATTATTGATAAACATCTTAAAGGTGATGATGGAAATACATTCTTTGTGTTTGATAAAATAGCTGATAAACAAAGGAAATAATGAACAATATCACAGTCATTGGAGCTGGAAATTCAGGTTTAGCGACCGCTGCATATCTTTCAATTAATGGGCATTCAGTACGTTTATGGAACCGCTCAAAAAGCACAATCAAGAAATTAATCAACACTAAATTGATCCACCTGAAAGGCATTATAAATCAGGATGCAAAACTGGATATAGTAACAACTGATATAGTAAAAGCAACCAGAGATACAGCTCTTATCATGGTTACAACACCTGCAACTTCTCATGTTTCAATAGCGAATCTATTGAGTAAGACACTTGATCCTCATGTTCCTATTATATTGAATCCGGGGAGAACCTTTGGTGCTTTAGATTTTGGCAACACCCTTTCATCAACAAATTCAAAAATACCAACTATTGCAGAGACACAAACCATTGTATTTACCTGCCGAAAAACCTCCGAGGATACCTCAATAATATTAGCGATGAAAAAAGGCGTTTTAATATCGACATTAAGAAAAAATGATATAACTTCGTTGATAAATTCGATCCCTGCATGTTTAAAAGATAATTTCAAACCTACAAATTCTATGTTGTTAACATCAATTGGAAACGTTGGCATGATACTTCACTGTGCACCGGTTTTACTCAATGCAGGTTGGATAGAATGCGAGACCGCAAGCTTTAAGTACTATTATAGTGGTATTACCAAGACAATCTCCGAGTTTCTTCAAAAAGTTGATGATGAAAGGGTACAGGTATCCAAAGCTCTCTGTTCTCCTGTCGAATCTCTGATTGGGTGGTTAAAAAGAAGCTATAATGCCAAAGGAAAGAATCTTTACGATTGCATTCATGATGTGAAATCCTATGAAACAATTGATGCCCCGAGAACATTGCAGCACAGATATATCTTTGAAGACATACCTACAGGTCTTGTGCCTCTCGAAGCACTGGGCTTGAAGCTTGGTTTATCTATGAAATATACTTCAATAATAATTGATCTTGCTCATATGCTTTTAAACACGGATTTCAGGGAAAGTGGCCGCAATCTAACAAATCTAGAGCTCAATATGCTTTCGACTGATGAACTTATTGAAAAACTAAGCAACAGAAACTAATGACTCCATCTCACCAAAGAATAGTACCACTCTATAGCACACCCGTGATTCTTGGTGGTGGCATTAATGGATTGGGAATTGCTAGAAGCTTTGGGGAGGAAGGAATTAAATCCATTGTTTTGGATACACATAAGGACCACGCTTTTTATTCTAAATATACAACTGGGTTGATTTGTCCCGATCCCTTATCAGATGAGAGGAAATTTATTGAATACTTGGTTCATTTTGGATTAACACTGAAAAAAAAAGGATTTTTGATAACAACAAGCGATAAGTTTCTTATAACTACCAGTAAGCACCAGGAAATTTTAGAAAAATATTATTATTACCCAATGTCTTCATGGAACATTCTGGAGAATTTAATCAATAAGGAAAAACTATATACACTTGCAGATAAGATAGGAATCGATACACCAATTACAGTAAAGACCTCAAGCATAGAAAGGATTAAGGATGTGATAAGTAAGCTTCAATTTCCTATTATCGTAAAACCTTCAATTACTATTGGGTTTACACAAGCCTTCGGGAAAAAGGTGCTTATCATAAATACATATAAACAATTTGATAATTTTATAATAAAATTAGCATCGACTCCATTTGCTCATCAACCACTTATAATTCAAGAATACATTCCCGGAAGTGTAGCACGACTATATACTATTACATCTTATGCCAATAGAGATCATGAAATTATTGCCTATTCAATCGGTCACAAAATTAGGCAGGATCCGCCATTTGCTGGCACAATTACTTCCGGCAAAATACAGAATGTGTCTGAAATTTTACGCATAAGTCAAATGCTGATTAGAAAAGCAAAATTCTGGGGGATATCAAATATCGAATATAAAAAAGATGAGCGCAATGAAAGCTACAAGCTTATGGAAATCAATCCAAGAAGTGGCGTTTGGAATTATTCTGCAAAAGCTTCAGGAGTAAATATTCCACTTATATCTTATGAGGACTATTTTCATTTTACCTCTGGAAGACAAGCAGATAATGGAAAAAAAATCACGTGGATTTCTCTTGTTGATGACCTATCTTTATCTTTATCTGGCTTTAAAAAGATGGGTTATCCTGACGAAAGTTTATCTTTTCATAAATGGCTTTATTCTATCAGGGGAAAGAAAACTTTTGGAATTTTAAATGCTAAAGATATGAAGCCATTTATTAAGAAATTGTTCTCGAGATTTTTTAAGTATTTTAAAGTATAAAGGAAATACATAATTTTCATAATGTAACATGGATATATCAGTTAGGAATCGTGGTGTGAAGCTATTTCGTGGATCGATTCTGATAACGATCTCAGTTATCATTCAGATCGCTATTGGTTTCTTCATGCTCCCATTCCTCGTTCACAATCTTGGTGATAAGACATATGGTCTTTGGGTCCTGGTAATGACTTTTTTAGATTATTATGTATTGTTACGAATGGGATTCAGCACAGCTGTTGTACGCTTCCTCGCCAAAGCAATTGGAGAGAAGGATGAAAAGGGATTGTCTAAAATCACCAGCACCTCTTTCTTTATCTATTTAGGTGTTTCGGTTGCCATGCTTATTTTTACAATAGTACTGATATTTGGCGCAGAAATCATAATTAAGAATCCTTCAAACCTAAAATTATTTCAGGTACTGATTTTAATATTAGGAATAAATACTGCTTTGTCACCACCCTTGAGTGTATATGGCGCTATTTTGAACGCTTATATGAACTACAGCGTCTCAAAAATAGCCAACATAGTCACACTATTAATAAAAAATGGCTTAATCTTATTTGCTGTTAAGAACGGGAGCGGCTTATTATCCATTGCCTGGATTTATTTGATATGCAATATTACCGTTTCTGCATTCCATGTCATCTATGTTAGTTCACGATATCCCTTTATAAAAATCAAAATCAAATATTTTGATAAAACCAAATTTAAAACACTTTTCTCATTCTCTTTCTTCACATTTATTGCACAGCTGGCAGATACCCTAAGATTTAAAGTTGATACCATAGTAATAACAACATTTATTGGTCTGGCTGCCGTGACCCACTATAATGTTGGCTTCCGTTTAATCGTATACTTTATCATGTTCTTTACAAATGCAACAGGTATATTCCAAACATATATAAGCCAGGAAGAGGGTGCTGGCAACTATCAATCAATCAGAGATAAGTTTATGTTCATGACTAAGCTTTCCTCCTATATTGCAGTTTTTATTGGATTGTCATTTATTTTTTATGGTAAAGCATTTATCATAAGATGGATGGGAGAAAGTTATTCAGATGCTTATATGGTTCTTCTTATAATATCAATTGCGACGATCATCTTTTTAGCTCAGTTTCCAACAAAAACAGTGCTGTATGGAATTTCAAAAAATAAATTCTGGGCTTATTCTAATATTATAGAGGGCATTCTCAACATTATCCTGAGCCTTATCTTCGTGCAAAGGATGGGAATTAGTGGAGTTGCACTTGGAACTGCAATTCCGATGATTATTATGAAATTAATCATTCAACCTATATATATTTCCAGAATTTTACATTTAGATATCAAATACTACTATTCTCAATTTATGATGGACACCTTAAAACCAGCAATATTTATGTTCTTGTTCTTTTTAATTGCCAGGCAATTTCTTGTTCCATCGTATATGAGCATTTTTATAATCGGATTAATACAAACCGCTTTATTTGTTGCAATCTGCTATTTGTTTTTTTTCAACAAGGAGGAAAGACTGCTTATTAGGGGTGTTATTAGATAATGATTATTTCTGATCGGATACAATTGATGCGCTTTGCCATGTCTCATTGGAAGACAATTTCAGGTCTTAATAAAAGAGCAATCGGCTATATAGGGTGGGTAGGACATAAAAATCTGGGTGATGAGGCTATGCTCATTGCATTCAAGAGCTTATTCAAGGCGCACACGATCTTCCCATATAGTAAAATTAAGAGTTATCCCCGTATGGAAAGCAAGCTGCGCCCAAAAGAATTATCGGCAATCGTGCTTGGTGGCGGAACACTGATCAATAGTCAAGGATCATTCGATATTTTTAAAAACACATTCAAAAATTACACTAATGGTATTAAATTCTCATTTGGGAGTGGCGTGAAAAATCCAGTATTCTGGAAAAATGTTAAGGGATGGAGTAACACTATATCTGAGTGGGCACAATATCTTAAAAAATGCGAATATGTAAGTGTTCGTGGTCCTTTATCCAAAGAAATTCTAAATGATGCTGGCTTGGATAAAGTTGAGTTAATCGGAGATATTGCACTAACCCTTGCTGGGGAAAATATGATGAAAAAGCAAAAAAGGAAATCGGTCGCTATCAATATCGGTGCATGCAGTGGTAGATTATGGGGTACTGAGGAATTGCTATTACAAAAGATGACGGAACTTATTTATAAACTAATAGAGAAGGATTGGAATATTACTCTCTTCTCTGTATGGGATAAGGATGTGGATCTTATTAATATCTTAATAGAAAAAGTGGGGAAACCAATACCAAAATTTGAAGGATTTCGTTCAATAGCAAAAACATTAAAATTCCTTGAGAAATGTGACGTCGTAATCGGGATGAAACTTCATTCAGTCATTTTAGCCCATTGTGCTTACACTCCGGCAATTATGCTCGAATACAGGCCTAAATGCCTTGATTATATGCTTTCTATGAATCTGGACAAGTATAATGTGAAAACAGATCAGATCGAACCGAACCATGTCATGTCATTACTCAACGAAATTTATCAAACTTCAGAACAATACCAGTTTTTTCTATCAGGAAAAATCAAATATTATAAAAATCTCCAGAAGCAGGCAGCGATTAATTTAAATAAGCTTATATAGTATAGAGTATCAAATTTTATTCCCGAAAAACTTTCTACAAATAATTAATAATTTTCGAAATTTCAACTCAAATTTGCTAAATATTCTTTCTCCATCTTTTCATATAGGTCTTTACAGAGTTTATCAATTTCCGGTAACAATGCAAGTTTTGTTCCCTTACCTGTTGCTCTGGCATGCACTTCATCAACGATTTTATCCCCAGGATATTTAATCCTTAAAAAGGAATATAATCTTCTAATATTTTCAATTGGCTTATTAACAAAACCTTCATATTTACACATCGTCACATCGTCTCTTTTATCTAATCCAAGCTCAAAGAATAAAGCATTTCTCGCATACCAGAAAAGGGCTGCTGCATCATAAGAACTCATTTGATCATAATAGTGTTCAAGCACAACTTTCCTGATGTTATCAGGCAGATTTTCTGACCTCCAATTATTTTTGTCAGCATATAATATTGGGCGAAGATTTTTATGACCGTTATCCTTGCCGAAATGCGTTATATTCGAATATGCAACATCTTTATAATGTCTATAAATCCAGATTGCCTTTGATCCGGGAAAATAGTCAAAATAACTGAGAATGTTTTGAAGTTCAACTAACGGTTTTGTAATGATAACTTTTGCATGCACCCTGCTGAAAATTTTTATTAGACTCTCGAACGTATTGAAACGTATGTACGACTTTTTATCCTCAGAGGTTATAGCACTATGTTCATCCTCATATATCTTTGTTTGGAAATCTCTTTGAAAAACTTTGACCATGATGCTTGTACCAGATCTTTGGCATGCAATAACATATACGATCTGTTTGAGTCCATTTTTGGAATATACTATAGGTTGAAGAATTGCTTTCAAAACAAGAAATACCCGAAATCTTGCTTTTTTAAAAACTCGGTTTATTTTCATAAACAACTGAAAAGTATTAATGTTTAAATCTGTCAAGAAAGAATAATGTTCACTCTTGTAATCCTTTATGTATATGTATATTAATAGGATTTTATTTATCAATAAGTTGACAAACATTTTATGTTCCAAGAAATAAATGTGGAGTTCTGTAGATGCCAAAAAAATATCTATTTTTTTTCTTGATTTTATCTATACTTTCCTGCATTCTTGATGCTGGAGGTGTTGAAGCACCTCTTGCAAAAGATGGGATAGATATAATTGAAGAAGAAAAAGATATTATAAGCGCCAACTTAAACAGGCTTAACCCACCCATAAGCGCTGAAGAATACAAATCGTTACAATTCCAGGAAGGCAACCTTGATTTTCTGTCTGCAGAGGAGCGAACATATTATATAACCGGCGGTGATATCCTCATTATTAAATTGCCAGACGAAGAGGAGTTTAGCACCTTTGAAGTAAACTTTGAAGGATACATAACACTTCCCAAACTTGGCAATTTCAAGGCGGAAGGACTAACAATTGGCGAATTGGAAAAATCAATTTTTTTCAGTTTACCCCTCTATCTCAGAAGGCAGGCAGAAGTACAGGTGCAAATCAAAGAAAAGAGAAAATATATTCAGGTTCTAGGTTATGTTGTAACTCCTGGCTGGTACCTTCTCCCGGAGAATGCTGGCATTCAGGGAGCTTTCGTCGCAGCCGGGGGTATGATTGACGGCTCTATTCTTAATGAAATCAATTTATATAGAACAATGTATAGTCTAAAGTCGGCTGAACAAAAGACTATCCTGGTCGACATGTTCACTTTCCTTACCTCTACAGATTATAATACTTTACCTCAAATCAAATCAAAAGATATAATTGTTGTTCCTATGACCCCACGGTTGGGTTCAATAAAAAGAACGCTTGGAGCCTATACACCTCCTCAAGAAAAATTAGAAACCGACACTGAGGAAAAAGTGAGAATTGCTGGAATGGTAAGAAATCCTAGCATGATTGAGCCGGTAAAGGGGAGTAATGTTCTTGATCTTCTTATCTCTGCCGGCGGCACTACTAACGATGCAGATCTCAAACATATTTTCCTCGTAAAAAAATTGAAAGATGGAAACTATCGAACAAAAGTAGTAGACCTTGAAAAATACATTGAAGATAAAAATTTCCAAGATATTCCATTTGTTGGTTCGGGTGAAACGATTTATGTACCCGAACAGAGAAAAACTTGGCTTTATAAAGCATGGAAAGGTTCCATCGATTTCTTAAAAGACTTCATGTATCTTATTTCTGCGTTTACAACACTCTATCTGCTTTCCAAACAATAAAATATGAATCCTACAAAAGATCTTAAAACCTATAATTTCGTTGAATTCAACCGAATGAACAAAATTATCTCAAAAGAAACCCAGCGCCTTAATGGTAAGACAATTCTATTCACAAGTGGTGGAGAAGCAGAAGGAAAAACATTCATGGCAGTTAATCTCGCATTGAACTTTATCAAAAATACGCCACAAAGAATTCTGCTGGTGGATATGAATTTACGTAATCCCGAAATACATAAAGTTTTCGGACTACCAAAAGAAAACGGTGTCACTGATATTATCAATGATAAAATTCACTTTGAAGAAGCAATTAAAGCGACTGACTTCCCAAATCTAAAAATAATTACTAGTGGAACTTACAGCGGTATTGTTGCACAATCATTCAATGATCTCAGGTTTGTTGTAGAAGAGTTCAGGCAATCAGTTGATCTTGTAATATTTGAATCATC
Encoded here:
- a CDS encoding NAD/NADP octopine/nopaline dehydrogenase family protein — encoded protein: MNNITVIGAGNSGLATAAYLSINGHSVRLWNRSKSTIKKLINTKLIHLKGIINQDAKLDIVTTDIVKATRDTALIMVTTPATSHVSIANLLSKTLDPHVPIILNPGRTFGALDFGNTLSSTNSKIPTIAETQTIVFTCRKTSEDTSIILAMKKGVLISTLRKNDITSLINSIPACLKDNFKPTNSMLLTSIGNVGMILHCAPVLLNAGWIECETASFKYYYSGITKTISEFLQKVDDERVQVSKALCSPVESLIGWLKRSYNAKGKNLYDCIHDVKSYETIDAPRTLQHRYIFEDIPTGLVPLEALGLKLGLSMKYTSIIIDLAHMLLNTDFRESGRNLTNLELNMLSTDELIEKLSNRN
- a CDS encoding ATP-grasp domain-containing protein; its protein translation is MTPSHQRIVPLYSTPVILGGGINGLGIARSFGEEGIKSIVLDTHKDHAFYSKYTTGLICPDPLSDERKFIEYLVHFGLTLKKKGFLITTSDKFLITTSKHQEILEKYYYYPMSSWNILENLINKEKLYTLADKIGIDTPITVKTSSIERIKDVISKLQFPIIVKPSITIGFTQAFGKKVLIINTYKQFDNFIIKLASTPFAHQPLIIQEYIPGSVARLYTITSYANRDHEIIAYSIGHKIRQDPPFAGTITSGKIQNVSEILRISQMLIRKAKFWGISNIEYKKDERNESYKLMEINPRSGVWNYSAKASGVNIPLISYEDYFHFTSGRQADNGKKITWISLVDDLSLSLSGFKKMGYPDESLSFHKWLYSIRGKKTFGILNAKDMKPFIKKLFSRFFKYFKV
- a CDS encoding oligosaccharide flippase family protein — protein: MKLFRGSILITISVIIQIAIGFFMLPFLVHNLGDKTYGLWVLVMTFLDYYVLLRMGFSTAVVRFLAKAIGEKDEKGLSKITSTSFFIYLGVSVAMLIFTIVLIFGAEIIIKNPSNLKLFQVLILILGINTALSPPLSVYGAILNAYMNYSVSKIANIVTLLIKNGLILFAVKNGSGLLSIAWIYLICNITVSAFHVIYVSSRYPFIKIKIKYFDKTKFKTLFSFSFFTFIAQLADTLRFKVDTIVITTFIGLAAVTHYNVGFRLIVYFIMFFTNATGIFQTYISQEEGAGNYQSIRDKFMFMTKLSSYIAVFIGLSFIFYGKAFIIRWMGESYSDAYMVLLIISIATIIFLAQFPTKTVLYGISKNKFWAYSNIIEGILNIILSLIFVQRMGISGVALGTAIPMIIMKLIIQPIYISRILHLDIKYYYSQFMMDTLKPAIFMFLFFLIARQFLVPSYMSIFIIGLIQTALFVAICYLFFFNKEERLLIRGVIR
- a CDS encoding polysaccharide pyruvyl transferase family protein, giving the protein MIISDRIQLMRFAMSHWKTISGLNKRAIGYIGWVGHKNLGDEAMLIAFKSLFKAHTIFPYSKIKSYPRMESKLRPKELSAIVLGGGTLINSQGSFDIFKNTFKNYTNGIKFSFGSGVKNPVFWKNVKGWSNTISEWAQYLKKCEYVSVRGPLSKEILNDAGLDKVELIGDIALTLAGENMMKKQKRKSVAINIGACSGRLWGTEELLLQKMTELIYKLIEKDWNITLFSVWDKDVDLINILIEKVGKPIPKFEGFRSIAKTLKFLEKCDVVIGMKLHSVILAHCAYTPAIMLEYRPKCLDYMLSMNLDKYNVKTDQIEPNHVMSLLNEIYQTSEQYQFFLSGKIKYYKNLQKQAAINLNKLI
- a CDS encoding sulfotransferase domain-containing protein yields the protein MKINRVFKKARFRVFLVLKAILQPIVYSKNGLKQIVYVIACQRSGTSIMVKVFQRDFQTKIYEDEHSAITSEDKKSYIRFNTFESLIKIFSRVHAKVIITKPLVELQNILSYFDYFPGSKAIWIYRHYKDVAYSNITHFGKDNGHKNLRPILYADKNNWRSENLPDNIRKVVLEHYYDQMSSYDAAALFWYARNALFFELGLDKRDDVTMCKYEGFVNKPIENIRRLYSFLRIKYPGDKIVDEVHARATGKGTKLALLPEIDKLCKDLYEKMEKEYLANLS
- a CDS encoding SLBB domain-containing protein codes for the protein MPKKYLFFFLILSILSCILDAGGVEAPLAKDGIDIIEEEKDIISANLNRLNPPISAEEYKSLQFQEGNLDFLSAEERTYYITGGDILIIKLPDEEEFSTFEVNFEGYITLPKLGNFKAEGLTIGELEKSIFFSLPLYLRRQAEVQVQIKEKRKYIQVLGYVVTPGWYLLPENAGIQGAFVAAGGMIDGSILNEINLYRTMYSLKSAEQKTILVDMFTFLTSTDYNTLPQIKSKDIIVVPMTPRLGSIKRTLGAYTPPQEKLETDTEEKVRIAGMVRNPSMIEPVKGSNVLDLLISAGGTTNDADLKHIFLVKKLKDGNYRTKVVDLEKYIEDKNFQDIPFVGSGETIYVPEQRKTWLYKAWKGSIDFLKDFMYLISAFTTLYLLSKQ
- a CDS encoding CpsD/CapB family tyrosine-protein kinase — translated: MNPTKDLKTYNFVEFNRMNKIISKETQRLNGKTILFTSGGEAEGKTFMAVNLALNFIKNTPQRILLVDMNLRNPEIHKVFGLPKENGVTDIINDKIHFEEAIKATDFPNLKIITSGTYSGIVAQSFNDLRFVVEEFRQSVDLVIFESSPILVSNRGNIDPAILSSLMDTVILVVLARRTRKISVLKSNELINLAGGEIFGVVMNNKYIPKEKTKKGMLQVK